One window of the Doryrhamphus excisus isolate RoL2022-K1 chromosome 10, RoL_Dexc_1.0, whole genome shotgun sequence genome contains the following:
- the LOC131137569 gene encoding trypsin-like, producing the protein MEGLKFLVLLALFGGAAAAALKDDDRIVGGYECTKNSVPYQASLFTGYNFCGGVLLSPEWVLSAAHCKTKSDVEVRLGEHDIWELEGTEQHIMSAEFIRHPDYNPRTQDADIMLIKLSRPATLNSYVRPATLPSRCAADGTVCHISGWGSTRPSDEGSRYPHKLQCLDAPLLSDDVCFNAYPFQITDNMICAGYLQGGKDSCQGDSGGPMTCDGVLQGVVSWGKGCALRNKPGVYTKVCNYVTWIKKTMLSG; encoded by the exons ATGGAAGGATTGAAGTTTTTGGTTCTTCTTGCTCTCTTTGGAGGTGCAG ctGCAGCTGCCCTCAAGGACGATGACAGGATAGTTGGAGGGTATGAATGTACCAAAAACTCAGTGCCCTACCAAGCGTCTCTCTTCACCGGGTACAACTTCTGCGGAGGGGTCCTCTTGTCGCCAGAGTGGGTGCTCTCTGCTGCACACTGCAAAACAAA ATCCGATGTAGAAGTGCGGCTGGGGGAGCACGACATCTGGGAGCTGGAGGGCACGGAGCAGCACATCATGTCTGCAGAGTTCATTCGCCATCCTGACTACAACCCTCGCACACAGGACGCCGATATCATGCTGATCAAACTGAGTCGCCCAGCCACTTTGAACAGCTACGTGCGCCCTGCTACGCTCCCGTCTAGATGTGCCGCTGACGGGACCGTGTGCCATATCTCCGGTTGGGGGAGTACTCGACCAAGTGATGAAGGCT CCAGGTATCCTCATAAGCTGCAGTGCCTGGATGCCCCCCTCCTGAGTGATGATGTCTGCTTCAATGCATATCCCTTCCAAATCACAGACAACATGATATGTGCTGGGTATCTGCAGGGAGGCAAAGACTCCTGTCAG GGTGACTCCGGAGGTCCCATGACATGTGACGGCGTGCTCCAAGGAGTCGTATCCTGGGGGAAAGGCTGCGCTCTTAGAAACAAACCCGGGGTGTACACAAAAGTGTGCAATTACGTCACATGGATCAAGAAAACAATGTTGAGCGGTTAG
- the rbm48 gene encoding RNA-binding protein 48 yields the protein MAASGSRCWVAPEVYKHHEQRKVCISRAKYREGRKARAVKVYTINLESCYVMVQGVPAIGVMTELIQLCALYGTVQEYRPLDEYPAEEFTEVYLVKFQKITSARAAKRHMDEKSFYGGVLHVCYVPEYETVEDTRMKLQDRRRYILRGACSRAREREPEEASNKESPEPTPEIILPHHDTSDRDNERESSNIDHQFGFPLLPLPPQERLYSKHHDHVTTEDKMGTLHNAIVRNGEKTASSVHKSHLAEDRLNPSHPHAVKFVPRSTNFESRKRRMEDDVPHPLSDVMSGKNEVLIGPKLEDTPKVDMEDDSLNTTVGLIRNAMKQVSSVPDVKPVEKKIKPRRRI from the exons ATGGCGGCGTCGGGTAGTCGTTGTTGGGTCGCTCCGGAGGTTTACAAACACCACGAACAGAGAAAAGTATGCATTTCTCGGGCAAAATATCGAGAGGGGAGGAAAGCAAGGGCTGTTAAG GTGTACACCATCAATTTAGAGTCGTGTTACGTCATGGTACAAGGGGTCCCCGCCATTGGAGTTATGACGGAGTTGATCCAGCTATGTGCTCTGTATGGAACCGTGCAAGAATACAGACCGTTGGATGAGTACCCTGCTGAGGAGTTCACAGAGGTCTACCTGGTCAAGTTCCAGAAGATCACCAGTGCCAG AGCAGCTAAACGGCACATGGATGAGAAGAGTTTTTATGGAGGTGTGCTGCATGTTTGTTATGTACCTGAATATGAGACGGTGGAGGACACCAGGATGAAGCTGCAGGACCGGCGGAGATACATACTTCGGGGTGCTTGTAGTAGAG CCCGTGAGAGGGAGCCGGAAGAGGCATCAAACAAGGAGTCACCAGAACCCACTCCAGAGATCATCCTTCCACATCATGACACGAGTGACCGTGACAATGAAAGAGAGAGTTCCAACATCGACCACCAATTTGGCTTTCCCTTGCTGCCGCTACCTCCGCAGGAACGTCTCTACTCAAAACACCATGATCATGTAACAACAGAGGACAAAATGGGGACGCTACACAACGCCATTGTTAGGAATGGAGAAAAAACGGCGTCAAGCGTGCATAAATCTCATTTAGCAGAGGACAGACTGAACCCGAGTCATCCGCATGCAGTCAAATTTGTGCCGAGGTCAACAAACTTTGAGAGCAGAAAACGCAGGATGGAAGATGATGTGCCACACCCGCTGTCTGATGTCATGTCAGGAAAGAATGAGGTACTCATTGGACCCAAATTAGAAGACACTCCTAAAGTGGACATGGAGGATGACTCGCTCAATACGACCGTCGGCTTGATCCGAAACGCAATGAAACAG